AAACAGTGAATGATGGAGTATTAGTAGGGTCCACaagtcaggggagaaagagtaaACGCAGTTCCCTGGTGGAGTGTAGAGAAGCTGTGAAGTGTAGGAACGGGGCTTTCAGAATGTTGAAAAGGTCCCATAATTACCAGCACCTGATTCATTATAAACAAGCACAAGCAGTATTAAGGAGGATCATTAGGACAGCTAAGAGGGAGTATTGGCGCCAGTTCTGTGGAAACATAGGCAGGATCACTCATGTGGGAGAAGTACGGGGGATTATTAAGAGGATGAGTGGGGTCAGATGAGATTGGGATCTCCCTGTGCTGAAAAGTTGGGAGATTGTTGCAGTGAGAGATACTGAGAAGGCAGAGATGTTAGCCTAGGCATTTGTGAAGGTGCACAGCTCAAATAATCTGACAGAAGAGGGCCAgcgtgggagagagagggtcagaggagAACATCCGGGGGTTGTGGATCAGAGAGAGATGGTCGGGGATACATTGAATGGCCCTTTTGCTTTGGCTGAGATGAAGAGAGAATTAGCTAAAGCTGGGGTAACATCTCCTGGGAAGGATGAGATGTGTTACATCACGATGGCTCATCTCAGTGACACTGCAATGGGGAAAGTATTGGGCCTTTACAATAAGGTGTGGCAGGAACTGCCTGGAAGTTGGAAGCAGGCTGTAGTTGTGCCAATACGGAAACCAGGGAAAGACCCTACTAGTCCTTCAAGCTATAGTCTGATAGCATTGACATCTCATGTATGTAAATTTATGGAAAGGATGATAACGGAAAGGCTGACTTACTTTCTGGAGAGTAGAGGACTAATTAACTCGTTGCACTATCAACGCTGCAGGAGATGTAATACTTCACCCTGTTCCGgggtgaacagagcaaagtacaggttGTTCTGAAATCTCAAATAATCTGATTTGTACTGAAACTCTGTGTGATTTTAAATGCAGAAAAGGTTTGACATTTTTACATCTTAACGTTTGTAGTTTATTACCTAAATGGATCATGTCAAGATCTGGGCCACAAATAATCTTCTTTGTGTCGCTCTTAAAGGCTACCTCCAGTCATTAACAATTAGAATTTTTGGGAGAGATGCTGTTAAAGTTAAGACAACAGCTAACCTTGACATATTGGGTCAACCTACAAGGACATAAGGTTACACATCCTAAGAAAAAGGTGCTCTTAGAGTGCTGGGAATATGACATCTGAATACAAGTTTCGGGTGGATAGGCATTGGCATGGGGAGGGAGTTTAGTCCCTCTGTGGTTCTTCCTGCTATCCCACCTTGGTTTCTGCCTCAGCCAGTGATAGATCTAGGGTTGCTTGAGAGGGTAAGAACTGTTGAGGAAGGAGTAGATTCAGTTGTAAGTGAACATTTAAGAACACAATACTATTTTTTCTTGACTATGGctgcggtccaaacacttaaaacacaccctatcccctcagccctcaaattaagtggacacttctgatgacgtatcatgacgtctgacgagtatacacttgcagggaAAGGGGCGAGGGAGGAACGAAAGATTTTTTAAATTGACCACCCTTGGCCGAAAATTCATCACTCGTTCATCCtgcgatgattgtgttttcagccaccggtaacttgtgggtgctttatatgtgctacagtcaattatgagtgcACGTCTACTTATTAAATACATCATTATTAATATTTAAGGTGGCAGTGACAAAAAGAGCAATGGATCATTTATGTTTACACAATGGAGTTGATGGCCATACTCTTGGCTGCAGAGTGGGTGGAGGTGGTGAGCCAGACAAGGTAGTCATCTGCTCTGACTCCTGTGCAGCACTGATGAGCTGCAATTAAATGTCTCGGCACAGACAGAATGTATTTATTGTATGAGGTTTTACAGTGCTTTTATAGGGTGAGACAGATGGGGGTATTTGTGATGTTCCTCTGTGCACCAGCTCATGTGGGAgtagaggggaatgaggaggTGGATGTTATCGCCAAGCAGGCTCTTAAACATacagttggtggcggtaatgcactttagttggttgccaactgccaTAAAACATCCACAGAGGAAGTTTTCGTACGCTGCCCTGGATCACGTGACCAGAATGCTCCGGACTAAAATAACAGTGAGGGCGAAGGAAAGATTGTAGCCAAGTCTCTCTCAGCAAGTATTTTAATCACCCTCTCATTCATCGAAGGTCGCTAAGGTTTGTGGATGAATTAATAGGTCAAAGGACGTCTTGGCAAAAAAGGTAAAACTATATCAAGAACCGTGTAGCAGCCTATTGAGCTTGTCAATAACTTAGCCAACGCGATGCTAGCCAGAGTGCTAGGAAGTAACATCGTCAATATTTTATGAGTAACGTTAGCTGTACTAGCAACACCTCGGAGCAGTTGGACGCTGGAATGACTGAAATAAACATTTTATGACATGGCTAGCTAGGTTGTACCTGTTATTTTTCCTGATGGTTTGTTTGCTAGTTAGTTGATATTCCACGCACTGTTGATTCTAGCCAGCGAGCAAGGTTGAAGCTGTCCAGAAAGCAATTAAACAGTTGGCTAGCGTGAGCGCGATATattaatttggtgggtgcttagtTTTAGATATTAACCCACTGGTTCTCAGCTATAAGCACCGCTTACCGGTGGAAccatgtgaactacaatcccgACGCTCTGCTTTAACGTTTAGAAACGTCAATCATCGCGTTTGATATGGTTTTGAAAACACAAGTTCCATAGctttcaaataaaatatatatacttacTGTAGCAGATTTGCACAGATCCATACATCTGTGTGTCTCCAGCCAACGAGCTACACTTCCTCCCCAGTTACGCGTACACACAGGTGTTCGAGCAAGCTAATTGGCACAGGTGGTTGTCTGTCTTCGTAAACAAGTGCAGTAACATGGACATATGTCTGTGTGGGAACAATACCCGTAATACAGGCTTCAGGAATATCATGCACAAAATGAATTGTTCAGCTACAAATAATTTGACCAAGTTGTAAATGATTTACCTACCTACTAGACATCATGGTCGTATCAGGTTGAACTTTCCTGACAAGGATGTTGCCGTATGACTAAAAAGAGAAGACCTTTTACAATGAGTTGTCTAAATCTCTACTATATGTGTCAAACACAAGTTAAATTCTTAGCCAACATTGACAAGGATGTAACCATGTCACTTTTTTTTGCTGCAGCTGGCATTAAGGCACAACCCATACTTTCAAGCACTCACTGCTCAATATTTTGTGTAGCTGGCAATAGCCATGTTTTTTTGGGCTGAACTATAGACGGGGATGCAAACCACTCATAAAACAATGGAATCCCAGCAAAGTGAGCAGCCTAGTTTTGGATATGTCTCAAGAATTCAGCCATAGTGTCTCAAATGTGTTGGACCACACTGTAAAATTGGCCCACCGACAAACATTAActctaaatgtattttatttcctTTTATTAATGTTGCCATCCATCCTTGTCTGCTAGTTGCCATGAGCAGTGAGCTGAACGTGCCCATGGGCTCCCCGGCCCCGGGGGGCTCAGAGCAGATGCcggagggtggagggatggactACAGGGACTGGGTGCGCCGCAGCTACCTGGAGCTGGTCACCTCCAATCACCACTCTGTACAGGCCCTGTCTTGGAGGAAGCTCTACTTGAGCCGGGCCAAGCTGAAAGCCTCCAGCCGCACCTCTGCCCTGCTCTCAGGCTTTGCTATGGTGAGTTACCCCACTATTTTCCAGGGATAATAATCCCTTCAAAGTTGTTTTCAAGATCAATTTCCCTGGCAGCCTGTATGTTGTATCACTAGAGACTGAGACATTTTTCAGATAAACCTCTTGAGGGAAAAAAAgcaaactcactcactcactcccaggCTGCTATTAATAGCATGTGAACCAATCTGAAAAGTAGGAAGTTTTGACATTTATGCTAGTAGCTATCCTGCTCACTGTGGTGGTGGACtgtgataataatgatgatgatgatggtgatgttgttgttgtgcCATGCTAGGTGGCCATGGTGGAGGTCCAGCTGGAGATGCAGTACAACTACCCGCGCATGCTCCTCATCGCCTTTAGTGTGTGCACCACGGTGCTGGTGGCTGTACACTTATTTGCGTTGCTCATCAGCACCTGCATCCTGCCGCATGTGGAGGCGGTCAGCAACATCCACAACCTCAACTCAGTCAGTGAGTCACCTCACGAGCGCATGCACCACTACATTGAGCTGGCCTGGGGCTTCTCCACCGCCCTGGGCATCCTGCTCTTCCTGGCCGAGGTGGTGCTGCTCTGCTGGATCAAGTTCCTGCCCGTGGACTCTGGTGCTGCCAACCAGGTGGCTGTGGCGGCTGCCGAACTGGCACTATCTAAGGTGAACTGTAGTGGCCCCGCCGTGCCGTCCGCCGCTCCGCCAGGGCACAGCGGCTGGCAGGCGGCCTTGGCCTCCACCATCATCATGGTGCCGGTGGGGGTGATCTTTGTGGTATTCACCATCCACTTCTACCGCTCTCTGGTGAGCCACAAGACAGAGCGCCACCACCAGGAGATCGAGGAACTGCACAAGATTAAGGTGCAGCTGGATGGGTGTGAAAGAGGCCTACAGGCAGTGTGAGCTCTTTAGCTCCTCTTTCTGCTCTTCTGTCCACTCTCAATGGCATTGACAAGCACCAAAATTCCACTGAATAAGTGGGAGGATTAAGGATTTCTCCCACGCTACTAATTTATTGAGGTCAAAGGTtagagtatgtttgttttggaaAATAGTATCTTGTCTCTGAGCGAAGTAGGATCTGATGTATTGAGGTACATTAAAATAGGACTTATTTTCTAATATCTTGAGGGCTATTTTGTGAGTTGTTCATTTGTGCCATCTCTCCACAATTCATAAAGGAATTGGTGAAAATCTAAATAAGATGTCAAACTTCACTGCATGCTTGTTCTCACAAGgcagtgttattgtggtcatgcCAGGCTATGGTTTACACAGATCACGGCAGTAAGCAGATACAGAAGCGGGTGGAAACAGTCCATTTACTTTTTGAAGTTGTTCATGTTGCACCAAACAGTGTAATGTTTCTCAGTAGGTGACAGTAATAGGAGCACACACAAATGCTGTGTGTAGACATGCTTTGGGGAGTATGTTCACTTAATCTGCATTATAATCCATATTTTATATAGAACTCCCTCCCAGGCCTATAAACTGTCCTTTAGTTCTTAGGCTACTCTGTGGTGTCAAAGATAGTGAATAGCTACGGTGGATCGGCGTTAAGACTTGTAATCTCCTCATATTAGTGAAGGACTGCTTATTTATTTTAAGTTGCTGTTAATTATTGTTAAAAGAGACTACCTGCTCACACAGCAAATTAATATTGAAGTTACAATGTATATGCTCACCAAAGTATAGTTTAGTGAACTTCCATTGGCTTATATAACAAAACAGTATAAACATTGACAAATAATAGAATGACTACATGAAATTCATATCCACTGCTATGCATTATATTTTCTTTACGACATTGGCACAAAACATGTTTTATGTGCCAAAAAGGGCGAGGTAATTGCTCCTGTCCTATTCAAAACAACACTGACATGTTAATACCTGTCTGAACATgtttacaatagtattattgcagCAGAGAGGATGCTTACTGTATGATAAGTAACCAGTGTCAAATGTCATTTGCACCATTACTTTTTATGGAAGTGTGTCGGCTATGATTAAATTGAAGAGGGTTACTGAATATATCACTGATGCAATGAACCAGGCACGATGATCATAACTCAATGCTTATTGAATACTTTCATTCTTAACACTTTATTGGTGGGTTTGAGTGGTGACCTATGGATGAGGAATGTAAATACAGTCAATGGTGCCAGTTCTCttgaataaatattttttttctcagcttaaaaaaaaaaaagttaagttAACATTCCAAACAAAGATTTTTCTGACCAAGAATCTCCTTTCTTTCAATGTGGTGGAAAAAGACAAAAGTGCACTTGTAGTTTAGTTCGAAAGTTAGTGTTAATACTAGAATGTCACATTGTTTTCTTCTTCAGGTCATACTTAAGTGTTGTAAATGTCCCCTCTGAAAAAAGTTTATTTGACCAAACAAAAGGATTGTATGTTGATGGGGAAACAATGCTGTCAATTTGTTCAAACCTGACTTATTTTGGATATTAACAACACATGGGGTATTGTGGTACATTTACTGCTTTCTGTGCACTATGTAGTCTATTAAAGGTTCTGTGGAATAGCATGTCTTTTAATATCTTGTTAATGAATGTTAA
The DNA window shown above is from Salmo salar chromosome ssa13, Ssal_v3.1, whole genome shotgun sequence and carries:
- the LOC106567668 gene encoding protein orai-2, whose amino-acid sequence is MSSELNVPMGSPAPGGSEQMPEGGGMDYRDWVRRSYLELVTSNHHSVQALSWRKLYLSRAKLKASSRTSALLSGFAMVAMVEVQLEMQYNYPRMLLIAFSVCTTVLVAVHLFALLISTCILPHVEAVSNIHNLNSVSESPHERMHHYIELAWGFSTALGILLFLAEVVLLCWIKFLPVDSGAANQVAVAAAELALSKVNCSGPAVPSAAPPGHSGWQAALASTIIMVPVGVIFVVFTIHFYRSLVSHKTERHHQEIEELHKIKVQLDGCERGLQAV